The sequence below is a genomic window from Thermomicrobiales bacterium.
CGCTCTTCACACCGAGCTTGCCCTCGGTGATGTAGCGCCGCAGCAGTTGTCGCGGTTCCTCGGGTATGCCTTCGCGCTCGCGCGCGTAGTGCTCCTCAATCTCCAGCACAACATCCAGCCCGACCCGGTCCATCAGCTCGAACGGGCCGACCCCGGCTTCGTGAAATGAGCGAAACAGCGCATCAACATCCTCCGGCGCAGCCACGCCCGTCGCGACGACCATCAGCGCCTCACGCTTGATCGCTGCCCAGACCCGGTTATAGATGAAGCCGGTACTCTCCTGGCGGACATGGAACGGTCGAAAACCACGCCGCCCCAACTGCTCGATCACCAGCTCAATCAGCGCCGGATCGGTCGATCCGCTGGTCATCACTTCAACTGCGTTGCGCTCTGGCGGGTGGTAGAAGTGCGTGTTCATCAGCCGCTCTGGCTGCGACACGACGTCGGCCAGCGCGCTGCTACGGTACGACGACGAGTTCGTCGTCAGAATCGCGTCCTCAGGCGCCACCTCGTCGATCTGCGCGAACACGTCGCGCTTGAGATCGAGCCGCTCCGGGACAGCCTCGATGATGAGCCAGGCATCCCGCACCGTATCTGCCAGCGACGTTGAAGTCGTTAGCTGGCCGCGGTCGCCGTCACCGAGCGTGCTGACAACGGCGTCTACATGTGACGCTGCCGCACGCAGCTGAGCGGGACTAATGTCGAACAGGTGGACATCAGCGCCGTGTCCTATGAACGTTGCAGCAATCATGCCGCCCAGCGTGCCCGCGCCAACAATAGCGACTGGCCGTCGCTCAACATCTTCAACAGTCAAACGCGCGACCATACGCAATCCTTTCTCTGGCCCGGACACGTTCACTCAGTCGATGTCAGCTACGAGCCATGCTGCCATATCGCTCGCAGCTCGTGGCGTCCGGGAATCCAGTTTCGCCTGACCCTGCATCTGCGCGATACTGTAATAGGAAGGAGAGAGATATGGCGTTAACCGCTGAGGATATATTGGAGATCCACTCGGTACTGACCAAGTACGGGCACGTTGTCGATGACCACGACTGGGATCGCGCACACGAAGTCTTCTCCGATGACTTCGTCTTCGATCGCAGTACCTACGGCTTGCCTGACCTCAATGGCATTGCCGACATCGTCAAAACGTTCCTGGGGCGCAATATGTACGGGCATTTCACCGGCAACATCACGCTCGCAGAGGAGGATGACGGCAGCGTTTCGGCGCATAGTAAGTTCATCGGCTTCCCCAACGAGGGCCAGCCAATCACCGGAGATTATTACGACAGGCTCGTGCGTACGGAGCATGGTTGGCGGTTGCAACGACGGCGCGCCGACACACGCCAACGGAAATTTTTCGACTAGTTTTCGGGCAATCATCTGCTCGCTAGCACGCTCGGGTGTGCGATTTGTCCTTGCCAATCGCGGTCCGGCTCACCTATGATCCGTCCCCGAGGCAGCAGTGCATCCTTCCAGCGAGACATTCGAGACGACACCCGGCGTAACGAAAGGAATCGTCTGTCGCGATGAAGATCGTCGTCTGCGCAAAACACGTCCCTGATCCGAATATGCCGATGGAGGTCGATACCGGCACCAAGCGGCTCAAGCGGAACCCGGCCCAGTCGATTCTCGATCCGTCCGACGAGTTCGGCATCGAGATCGCGCTTCAGATCGTCGAGAAAGATGGCGGCGAGGTCGTCGTCCTGACGATGGGTCCGGCCGCCGCCGAGGATGCGCTACGGCGCGCCATGGCGATGGGTGCCGGACGGGCTATCCATATCATCGATGATGCGCTGGCCGGTTCCGACGCGCTCGGCACAGCCAAGGCACTGGCAGCAGCCATCAAGGCTGAAGAGCCGGACATGGTCATCTGCGCAGTGGAGAGCACCGACGCCTACACCGGCATGGTGCCGGGCGCGCTGGCCGAGCTGCTCGACCTGCCACAGGTCACGTTCGCCCGCTCGCTCGCCGTCGATGGCGGCGCGGTCAGCATTCAGCGCGCGACCGAGAGCGGCTACCAGACGGTGCAGGCGCAATTGCCGGCGCTCGTCACGGTGACGGCCTCCGTCGCCGAGCCGCGCTATCCGTCGTTCAAGCTGATGATGCAAGCCAAGAAGAAGCCGGTTGACGCACGTGATACCGGAGCACTCGGCGTTGACGCCGGTGCAGTCGGTGAATCCGGCGCGAAGGAGGAGGTCCTGACGGTCGAGCTGATCCGCGAGGAGAAGCAGGGCGTCAAGATCACAGA
It includes:
- a CDS encoding 3-hydroxyacyl-CoA dehydrogenase NAD-binding domain-containing protein, with amino-acid sequence MVARLTVEDVERRPVAIVGAGTLGGMIAATFIGHGADVHLFDISPAQLRAAASHVDAVVSTLGDGDRGQLTTSTSLADTVRDAWLIIEAVPERLDLKRDVFAQIDEVAPEDAILTTNSSSYRSSALADVVSQPERLMNTHFYHPPERNAVEVMTSGSTDPALIELVIEQLGRRGFRPFHVRQESTGFIYNRVWAAIKREALMVVATGVAAPEDVDALFRSFHEAGVGPFELMDRVGLDVVLEIEEHYAREREGIPEEPRQLLRRYITEGKLGVKSGEGFYRYE
- a CDS encoding nuclear transport factor 2 family protein, encoding MALTAEDILEIHSVLTKYGHVVDDHDWDRAHEVFSDDFVFDRSTYGLPDLNGIADIVKTFLGRNMYGHFTGNITLAEEDDGSVSAHSKFIGFPNEGQPITGDYYDRLVRTEHGWRLQRRRADTRQRKFFD
- a CDS encoding electron transfer flavoprotein subunit beta/FixA family protein; the encoded protein is MKIVVCAKHVPDPNMPMEVDTGTKRLKRNPAQSILDPSDEFGIEIALQIVEKDGGEVVVLTMGPAAAEDALRRAMAMGAGRAIHIIDDALAGSDALGTAKALAAAIKAEEPDMVICAVESTDAYTGMVPGALAELLDLPQVTFARSLAVDGGAVSIQRATESGYQTVQAQLPALVTVTASVAEPRYPSFKLMMQAKKKPVDARDTGALGVDAGAVGESGAKEEVLTVELIREEKQGVKITDEGGDSVDQIVAYLKKIQVA